From one Acidimicrobiales bacterium genomic stretch:
- the uvrB gene encoding excinuclease ABC subunit UvrB gives MPPFRVVSDFEPAGDQPAAIAALSEGIDRGDRFQTLLGITGSGKSATIAWTIEQVQRPTLVIAPNKSLAAQLANEFREFFPDNRVEYFVSYYDYYQPEAYMAASDTYIEKDSSVNDEIDRLRHSATSALLTRRDTIVVASVSCIYGLGSPEEYEQQLLHVRVGEEHEQRAILRRLVDMQYERNDMNLVRGKFRVRGDTVEIHPAYDEHAVRIELFGDEVEAITEVDPLTGQLVATLDELVVFPATHYVAGEERMKAAITRIEAELQERLAWFESEGKLLEAQRLRMRTQYDLEMMQELGFCNGIENYSAPIEGRGPGTPPNTLLDFFPDDYLVVLDESHVAVPQLHGQYEGDRSRKENLIEFGFRLPSAADNRPLRFEEFMEKVNQVVFLSATPSDYELSHSSQVVEQIVRPTGLIDPEIIVKPTKGQIDDLVEAINERIKVDARVLVTTLTKKMAEDLTDYLLELGLRVRYLHSEVDTIERIEILRDLRLGEFDVLVGINLLREGLDLPEVSLVAILDADKEGFLRSETSLIQTIGRAARNVDGQVVMYADTVTDSMQRAISETNRRRGLQQAYNEEHGIDPQTIRKAVTDILAQLRPAEGVPVPGADRRSRKRDQRSDFADLPHDELGRLIRTLEEEMHEASAELRFEYAARLRDEIADLKRELREVV, from the coding sequence GTGCCGCCGTTCCGGGTCGTCTCCGACTTCGAGCCCGCAGGGGATCAGCCCGCCGCCATCGCCGCGCTGAGCGAGGGCATCGATCGCGGCGACCGCTTCCAGACCCTCCTCGGCATCACCGGCAGCGGCAAGAGCGCCACCATCGCGTGGACCATCGAGCAGGTGCAGCGCCCCACGCTCGTCATCGCGCCGAACAAGTCGCTGGCCGCGCAGCTGGCCAACGAGTTCCGGGAGTTCTTCCCCGACAACCGGGTCGAGTACTTCGTCTCCTACTACGACTACTACCAGCCCGAGGCCTACATGGCCGCGAGCGACACGTACATCGAGAAGGACTCGTCGGTGAACGACGAGATCGACCGCCTGCGCCACTCGGCCACGTCGGCGCTGCTCACCCGACGCGACACCATCGTCGTCGCGTCGGTGTCGTGCATCTACGGCCTGGGCTCGCCCGAGGAGTACGAGCAGCAGCTCCTGCACGTGCGGGTGGGGGAGGAGCACGAGCAGCGGGCCATCCTGCGCCGCCTGGTCGACATGCAGTACGAGCGCAACGACATGAACCTGGTACGGGGCAAGTTCCGCGTCCGGGGGGACACGGTCGAGATCCACCCGGCCTACGACGAGCACGCCGTGCGCATCGAGCTCTTCGGCGACGAGGTCGAGGCCATCACCGAGGTCGACCCGCTCACCGGTCAGCTGGTGGCCACGCTCGACGAGCTCGTGGTGTTCCCCGCCACCCACTACGTGGCCGGCGAGGAGCGCATGAAGGCGGCCATCACCCGCATCGAGGCCGAGCTGCAGGAGCGCCTGGCGTGGTTCGAGTCCGAGGGCAAGCTGCTCGAGGCGCAGCGACTGCGCATGCGCACGCAGTACGACCTCGAGATGATGCAGGAGCTCGGCTTCTGCAACGGCATCGAGAACTACTCGGCCCCCATCGAGGGCCGCGGCCCGGGCACGCCGCCCAACACGCTGCTCGACTTCTTCCCCGACGACTACCTCGTCGTGCTCGACGAGTCGCACGTGGCCGTGCCCCAGCTGCACGGCCAGTACGAGGGCGACCGGTCGCGCAAGGAGAACCTCATCGAGTTCGGGTTCCGCCTCCCCTCGGCGGCCGACAACCGCCCGCTGCGGTTCGAGGAGTTCATGGAGAAGGTCAACCAGGTCGTCTTCCTCTCGGCCACCCCGAGCGACTACGAGCTGTCGCACTCCAGCCAGGTCGTCGAGCAGATCGTGCGCCCTACCGGGCTCATCGACCCGGAGATCATCGTCAAGCCCACCAAGGGCCAGATCGACGACCTCGTCGAGGCCATCAACGAGCGCATCAAGGTCGACGCCCGCGTCCTCGTCACGACCCTCACCAAGAAGATGGCCGAGGACCTGACGGACTACCTCCTCGAGCTCGGGCTCCGGGTGCGCTACCTGCACAGCGAGGTCGACACCATCGAGCGCATCGAGATCCTGCGGGACCTGCGCCTCGGCGAGTTCGACGTGCTCGTGGGCATCAACCTGCTGCGGGAGGGCCTCGACCTGCCCGAGGTGTCGCTGGTGGCCATCCTCGACGCCGACAAGGAGGGCTTCCTCCGCAGCGAGACGTCGCTCATCCAGACCATCGGCCGGGCCGCGCGCAACGTCGACGGGCAGGTGGTCATGTACGCCGACACCGTCACCGACTCGATGCAGCGGGCCATCTCCGAGACGAACCGCCGGCGCGGGCTCCAGCAGGCGTACAACGAGGAGCACGGCATCGACCCGCAGACGATCCGCAAGGCCGTCACCGACATCCTGGCCCAGCTCCGCCCTGCCGAGGGCGTCCCCGTGCCCGGCGCCGATCGCCGGTCCCGCAAGCGTGACCAGCGTTCGGACTTCGCCGACCTGCCCCACGACGAGCTCGGACGTCTGATCCGCACGCTCGAGGAGGAGATGCACGAGGCGTCCGCCGAGCTGCGCTTCGAGTACGCGGCCCGCTTGCGGGACGAGATCGCCGACCTCAAGCGCGAGCTGCGCGAGGTGGTCTGA
- a CDS encoding DUF2029 domain-containing protein — protein MAEEAAEEEVAPSTWAARADRIASWRPRSSRRLVVALIVAFALSRLLAGAVADHPMAYGDPQVDPGNDVNTFADVARRALDEGERPYRDQGISYPPGALVVIDSPHVLAPALGITYRTAFIGVMVLVDALGALLLALLARRTGHWHGLIAWVLVVPLLGPVVYTRFDLLPAVLTIAALERAAAGRWRAAGAFLGASVFTKVYAVFLLPHAWVVSPRRRQVVVGAVLGAAITMVAFVPEFGDLVASLISDQGQRGLHWESTWGSLVLTAHAFGYPATIVTQYGAVDIASSVSRAFTLTASLVSLAVVVLTARRCASEVRRGSAPGLAMAMFGTLALLLGLGSVYSPQYVVWILALGAAALALAPRRALPAASALLAVVVLSHLVYPVLWRGLADGAPLSLAVLLARNGLTIAVGALALRELARTDPPQTAPSGGPTPGSVGAGVPA, from the coding sequence GTGGCTGAAGAAGCGGCGGAGGAGGAGGTGGCCCCGTCGACGTGGGCCGCGCGTGCGGACCGGATCGCGTCCTGGCGTCCCCGGTCGTCGCGTCGCCTCGTCGTCGCGCTGATCGTGGCCTTCGCCCTGTCCCGCCTGCTCGCCGGCGCGGTGGCCGACCACCCGATGGCCTACGGCGACCCCCAGGTCGACCCGGGCAACGACGTGAACACGTTCGCCGACGTGGCCCGACGGGCACTGGACGAGGGCGAGCGGCCGTACCGCGACCAGGGCATCTCGTACCCGCCGGGAGCGCTGGTCGTCATCGACTCGCCCCACGTCCTCGCCCCCGCCCTCGGGATCACCTACCGGACGGCCTTCATCGGGGTGATGGTGCTGGTCGACGCCCTCGGCGCCCTTCTCCTGGCTCTGCTGGCCCGCCGCACCGGCCACTGGCACGGACTGATCGCTTGGGTCCTGGTCGTGCCTCTCCTCGGACCCGTCGTGTACACCCGCTTCGACCTGCTCCCGGCGGTGCTCACCATCGCCGCCCTCGAACGGGCCGCCGCCGGGCGTTGGCGCGCCGCAGGTGCGTTCCTCGGCGCCAGTGTCTTCACCAAGGTCTACGCCGTGTTCCTCCTGCCCCACGCCTGGGTGGTCAGCCCCCGTCGGCGCCAGGTCGTCGTCGGCGCCGTGCTCGGCGCCGCGATCACCATGGTCGCCTTCGTGCCCGAGTTCGGTGACCTGGTCGCTTCGCTCATCTCGGACCAGGGCCAGCGCGGCCTGCACTGGGAGAGCACGTGGGGGTCGCTGGTGCTCACCGCGCACGCCTTCGGCTACCCGGCGACCATCGTCACCCAGTACGGCGCCGTCGACATCGCCAGCAGCGTCTCCCGCGCGTTCACCCTCACCGCCTCGTTGGTCAGCCTGGCCGTCGTCGTTCTCACCGCCCGCCGGTGCGCCTCCGAGGTCCGACGGGGGTCGGCCCCGGGGCTGGCGATGGCGATGTTCGGCACGCTGGCCCTGCTCCTCGGCCTGGGCTCGGTCTACTCGCCGCAGTACGTCGTCTGGATCCTGGCCCTGGGCGCCGCCGCCCTCGCCCTCGCCCCCCGCCGGGCGCTGCCTGCGGCGTCGGCGCTGCTCGCCGTCGTGGTGCTGTCCCACCTCGTCTACCCGGTGCTGTGGCGGGGCCTGGCCGACGGTGCGCCGCTGTCGCTCGCCGTCCTCCTCGCCCGCAACGGCCTCACCATCGCCGTCGGCGCGCTGGCCCTGCGCGAGCTCGCCCGGACCGATCCGCCGCAGACGGCACCGTCGGGTGGACCCACCCCCGGCTCTGTCGGCGCAGGGGTGCCGGCGTGA
- a CDS encoding DUF2029 domain-containing protein: MTHTGRHAALVVAVGATGLLLVAGSTSTALNLGLLVAAYVGFAGVLVTELRDPWLERRTLYWAAGGLLAVAVVVPPLESRDLWAYAMYGRILGVHHVSPYTNLPADFAGDPLLSSMDTQWQHTPSVYGPWFASLSAIGGALVGESLLGARLFFQGLAAAAVAGVLVLLHRRKVAVAGLVCVALNPLIIVSVVNSGHNDALVGLALLAGVLLAIDRRPAWAGVAFAAAVLVKLAVVLAVVAAVVWLWRRQGLRSMLAASWVFALLVLGSLAAFGGGEAIAPLQRAQLNQTASSIWHAPRDALIDHRVDDGVAPEEAERDARELISKLAQAAVAVGCVVVVLRRWRDPELATLVGAVLLTYAVVGANFLPWYWAWGLPVLALVARSRLTWVALAQGALIEIAMFPVAVGAGGPSALEHLQAWGRDVALPVLEMLVLVALLVRRGPPPQRTVDDTLAATAPTDQPSAPRSEVATA, from the coding sequence GTGACGCACACGGGCCGGCATGCCGCGCTGGTCGTCGCCGTCGGCGCGACGGGGCTCCTCCTGGTCGCCGGGAGCACCTCGACCGCGCTCAACCTCGGGCTGCTCGTGGCCGCTTACGTCGGGTTCGCCGGCGTGCTGGTGACCGAGCTGCGCGACCCCTGGTTGGAGCGACGGACGCTGTACTGGGCCGCCGGCGGCCTCCTCGCCGTCGCCGTGGTCGTGCCGCCCCTCGAGTCGCGCGATCTGTGGGCGTACGCGATGTACGGCCGCATCCTGGGCGTGCACCACGTCAGCCCCTACACGAACCTGCCCGCGGACTTCGCCGGTGACCCCCTCCTGTCGTCGATGGACACGCAGTGGCAGCACACCCCGTCGGTCTACGGCCCGTGGTTCGCCTCGCTGTCGGCCATCGGCGGCGCACTCGTGGGGGAGTCACTGCTCGGCGCCCGGCTGTTCTTCCAGGGTCTGGCCGCGGCCGCGGTCGCCGGCGTGCTGGTGCTGCTCCACCGCCGAAAGGTGGCCGTCGCCGGCCTGGTCTGCGTGGCCCTCAACCCGCTGATCATCGTCAGCGTCGTCAACAGCGGCCACAACGACGCTCTCGTCGGACTGGCCCTGCTGGCCGGCGTCCTGCTGGCCATCGACCGACGCCCGGCGTGGGCCGGGGTGGCCTTCGCCGCCGCCGTGCTGGTCAAGCTCGCCGTCGTCCTCGCGGTGGTCGCCGCCGTGGTGTGGCTCTGGCGTCGCCAGGGGCTGCGCTCGATGCTGGCCGCATCGTGGGTGTTCGCCCTCCTCGTCCTGGGGTCGCTGGCGGCCTTCGGCGGGGGAGAGGCCATCGCCCCACTCCAACGGGCCCAGCTCAACCAGACCGCGTCGTCGATCTGGCACGCGCCCCGTGATGCGCTCATCGACCACCGGGTGGACGACGGTGTGGCGCCTGAGGAGGCCGAGCGCGACGCCCGGGAGCTGATCTCCAAGCTGGCCCAGGCGGCCGTGGCGGTGGGTTGCGTCGTCGTCGTGCTCCGGCGCTGGCGCGACCCCGAGTTGGCGACCTTGGTGGGCGCGGTCTTGCTCACCTATGCGGTGGTGGGCGCCAACTTCCTCCCGTGGTACTGGGCCTGGGGACTGCCGGTGCTGGCGTTGGTGGCCCGCTCACGGCTGACGTGGGTCGCGCTCGCCCAAGGCGCCCTCATCGAGATCGCGATGTTCCCCGTGGCGGTCGGGGCCGGCGGCCCATCGGCCCTCGAGCACCTCCAGGCGTGGGGGCGCGACGTCGCCCTTCCCGTGCTCGAGATGCTCGTGCTCGTCGCGCTCCTGGTGCGCCGAGGACCTCCACCGCAACGCACGGTGGACGACACCCTGGCCGCGACGGCTCCGACCGACCAGCCCTCCGCTCCTCGATCCGAGGTCGCCACGGCCTGA
- the uvrA gene encoding excinuclease ABC subunit UvrA — MADTLVIRGAREHNLRNISLDLPRDKIIVFTGLSGSGKSSLAFDTIYAEGQRRYVESLSSYARQFLGQMDKPDVDFIEGLSPAISIDQKSASRNPRSTVGTVTEVYDYLRLLYARIGVPHCPNDGTVITRQTPQQIVDRILELPEGTRFQVLAPVVRGRKGNYTTLLADLATQGYARARIDGEIQELTEAIELARYETHTIEVIIDRLVKREGIERRLTDSLETALRLAEGVAEVQVVPKEGQGSEETLTFSQHLACPTCGASYDELAPRNFSFNSPYGACPRCDGLGTRFEVDPELVVPNPALSVDEGALAPWARGHNQYFKRLVESVAAEHAIPTDVPFADLNDAQRQLLLFGAGADRVHVKYKNRYGRTRSYHAQYEGVVPYLQRRHADAESDTQREQIEGYMREVPCHDCAGARLQPLSLGVTIDGLNIHDLCSMSISDSAKALAELQLSERDRMIAERVVKEVNARMGFLLDVGLDYLSLHRSSATLAGGEAQRIRLASQIGSGLVGVLYVLDEPSIGLHQRDNRRLIDTLVRLRELGNTVLVVEHDEDTIRVADHVVDIGPGAGEHGGDVVFSGPVAKLLKTKGSITGQYLSGKKTIPVPATRRPPGERWLGVRGARENNLRDIDVDFPLGCFVAVTGVSGSGKSTLVNEILYRSLMQTIYTSKTPPGRHTSVEGIDLLDKVINIDQSPIGRTPRSNPATYTGVFDHIRKLFAQTHEAKVRGYLPGRFSFNVKGGRCEACAGDGTIKIEMHFLPDVYVPCEVCKGARYNRDTLDIAFKDKNIAEVLDLSCEEALEFFANQPPIARHMQTLVDVGLGYVRLGQPAPTLSGGEAQRVKLASELAKRSTGHTIYILDEPTTGLHFEDIRKLLTVLSRLVDQGNTVLVIEHNLDVIKTADWIIDLGPEGGKGGGTVVVEGTPELVAKTPESYTGQFLAPLLSND; from the coding sequence GTGGCCGACACGCTGGTGATCCGAGGCGCGCGGGAGCACAACCTGCGCAACATCTCGCTGGACCTCCCGCGGGACAAGATCATCGTGTTCACCGGCCTGTCGGGCTCGGGCAAGTCGTCGCTCGCCTTCGACACCATCTACGCCGAGGGCCAGCGTCGCTACGTCGAGTCGCTCTCGTCCTACGCCCGCCAGTTCCTCGGGCAGATGGACAAGCCCGACGTCGACTTCATCGAGGGCCTGTCGCCGGCCATCTCGATCGACCAGAAGAGCGCCTCGCGCAACCCCCGGTCGACGGTCGGCACGGTCACCGAGGTCTACGACTACCTGCGTCTGCTCTACGCCCGCATCGGTGTGCCCCACTGCCCGAACGACGGCACGGTCATCACCCGCCAGACGCCTCAGCAGATCGTCGACCGCATCCTCGAGCTGCCCGAAGGCACCCGCTTCCAGGTGCTGGCGCCCGTGGTCCGGGGCCGCAAGGGCAACTACACGACCCTGCTGGCCGACCTCGCCACCCAGGGGTACGCCCGGGCCCGCATCGACGGCGAGATCCAGGAGCTCACCGAGGCCATCGAGCTGGCCCGGTACGAGACCCACACCATCGAGGTCATCATCGACCGCCTCGTGAAGCGCGAGGGCATCGAGCGCCGCCTGACCGACTCCCTCGAGACCGCGCTGCGCCTCGCCGAGGGCGTGGCCGAGGTGCAGGTCGTGCCCAAAGAGGGCCAGGGAAGCGAGGAGACGCTGACCTTCAGCCAGCACCTGGCCTGCCCGACGTGCGGGGCCTCCTACGACGAGCTGGCGCCCCGCAACTTCTCGTTCAACTCGCCGTACGGGGCGTGCCCCCGCTGTGACGGACTGGGCACCCGCTTCGAGGTCGACCCCGAGCTGGTGGTGCCCAACCCGGCCCTCAGCGTCGACGAAGGGGCGCTCGCGCCCTGGGCGCGCGGCCACAACCAGTACTTCAAGCGCCTGGTCGAGTCGGTCGCCGCCGAGCACGCCATCCCCACCGACGTGCCCTTCGCCGACCTCAACGACGCCCAGCGCCAGCTGCTGCTCTTCGGTGCCGGCGCCGACCGGGTGCACGTCAAGTACAAGAACCGCTACGGCCGCACCCGCTCGTACCACGCCCAGTACGAGGGGGTGGTGCCGTACCTCCAGCGCCGCCACGCCGACGCCGAGTCCGACACCCAGCGCGAGCAGATCGAGGGCTACATGCGCGAGGTGCCCTGCCACGACTGTGCCGGTGCCCGCCTCCAGCCGCTGTCGCTCGGGGTGACCATCGACGGCCTGAACATCCACGACCTCTGCTCGATGTCCATCAGCGACTCGGCCAAGGCCCTGGCCGAGCTCCAGCTCTCCGAGCGGGACCGCATGATCGCCGAGCGCGTCGTCAAGGAGGTCAACGCCCGCATGGGCTTCCTCCTCGACGTGGGCCTCGACTACCTCAGCCTGCACCGCTCGTCGGCCACGCTCGCCGGCGGCGAGGCCCAGCGCATCCGGCTCGCTTCCCAGATCGGCAGCGGCCTCGTGGGCGTCCTCTACGTCCTCGACGAGCCCTCCATCGGGCTGCACCAGCGGGACAACCGCCGGCTCATCGACACCCTCGTGCGCCTCCGCGAGCTGGGCAACACCGTCCTCGTGGTCGAGCACGACGAGGACACCATCCGGGTGGCCGACCACGTGGTCGACATCGGGCCGGGGGCCGGCGAGCACGGGGGCGACGTCGTGTTTTCGGGGCCCGTCGCCAAGCTCCTGAAGACGAAGGGCTCGATCACGGGCCAGTACCTGTCCGGCAAGAAGACCATCCCCGTGCCCGCCACCCGCCGCCCGCCCGGCGAGCGCTGGCTGGGCGTCCGCGGCGCCCGCGAGAACAACCTCCGGGACATCGACGTCGACTTCCCCCTCGGCTGCTTCGTGGCCGTCACCGGCGTTTCGGGCTCGGGCAAGTCCACCCTCGTCAACGAGATCCTGTACCGCTCGTTGATGCAGACCATCTACACCTCCAAGACCCCGCCCGGCCGCCACACGTCGGTCGAGGGCATCGACCTGCTCGACAAGGTCATCAACATCGACCAGTCGCCCATCGGGCGCACCCCCCGCTCCAACCCCGCCACCTACACGGGCGTGTTCGACCACATCCGCAAGCTGTTCGCCCAGACCCATGAGGCCAAGGTCCGGGGCTACCTGCCCGGTCGCTTCTCGTTCAACGTGAAGGGCGGCCGCTGCGAGGCCTGCGCGGGCGACGGCACCATCAAGATCGAGATGCACTTCCTGCCCGACGTGTACGTGCCCTGCGAGGTGTGCAAGGGGGCCCGCTACAACCGGGACACGCTCGACATCGCCTTCAAGGACAAGAACATCGCCGAGGTGCTCGACCTGTCCTGCGAGGAGGCGCTCGAGTTCTTCGCCAACCAGCCGCCCATCGCCCGCCACATGCAGACGCTGGTGGACGTAGGCCTCGGCTACGTTCGCCTCGGTCAGCCCGCCCCCACGCTCTCGGGCGGCGAGGCGCAGCGGGTGAAGCTGGCCAGCGAGCTGGCCAAGCGCTCCACCGGCCACACCATCTACATCCTCGACGAGCCCACGACGGGCCTGCACTTCGAGGACATCCGCAAGCTCCTGACGGTGCTGTCGCGCCTGGTCGACCAGGGCAACACCGTCCTGGTCATCGAGCACAACCTGGACGTCATCAAGACCGCCGACTGGATCATCGACCTCGGCCCCGAGGGGGGCAAGGGCGGAGGCACGGTGGTGGTGGAGGGCACGCCGGAGCTCGTGGCCAAGACGCCCGAGAGCTACACCGGCCAGTTCCTGGCCCCGCTGCTGTCGAACGACTGA
- a CDS encoding sugar transferase: MLVAGTVAAVFGFSKLHASRIADPPYDFTSSFRFGWAIAYLVLLVVGAYAVGLPDLPRTRRSGIASAIAATFGAAAAISLVQLVAGDALLPRFVVFASVLVLVPWYLICVGLSDGSRDRSLHQDRVVVVGDLAEIAALRDEMDRFAEVPAEIVAVLSPDEAKVTGLHGRPLFDLVGAEEATVVVLDRAAQVEPSIVSQAAVLHESGTRLRTLSLFYEEWLGKLPVSELERVSLMFDIGEVHRARYGRVKRLIDVTLAAIGLMVLALAVPVVALANLVANRGPLFYRQPRVGKAGVEFEILKFRTMRAPTNGPAVTEWTTEDDPRITPFGSILRRSHLDELPQVVNILRGDLAVVGPRPEQPAYVEELTEKLPFYSLRHLVRPGLTGWAQVKYGYAGDERDALEKLQYEFFYLRRQGVGLDLRIVGRTLRSVTGRQGR, translated from the coding sequence TTGCTCGTCGCGGGCACGGTCGCGGCCGTCTTCGGCTTCAGCAAGCTCCACGCGAGCCGCATCGCCGACCCGCCCTACGACTTCACCAGCTCGTTCCGCTTCGGTTGGGCCATCGCCTACCTCGTCCTGCTGGTGGTGGGGGCGTACGCGGTGGGGCTCCCGGACCTGCCTCGCACCCGACGGTCGGGGATCGCGTCCGCCATCGCGGCGACCTTCGGCGCCGCCGCCGCCATCTCGCTCGTCCAACTGGTCGCCGGCGACGCGCTGCTGCCCCGGTTCGTCGTGTTCGCCTCGGTGCTGGTGCTCGTCCCGTGGTACCTGATCTGCGTCGGCCTGTCCGACGGCTCACGCGACCGGTCCCTCCACCAGGACCGTGTGGTCGTCGTGGGCGACCTGGCGGAGATCGCCGCCCTGCGCGACGAGATGGACCGTTTCGCGGAGGTGCCCGCCGAGATCGTCGCGGTGCTGTCACCCGACGAGGCCAAGGTGACGGGGCTCCACGGGCGCCCGCTGTTCGACCTGGTGGGCGCCGAGGAGGCCACGGTGGTGGTGCTGGACCGCGCCGCCCAGGTCGAGCCCAGCATCGTCAGCCAGGCCGCTGTGCTGCACGAGTCGGGGACCCGCCTCCGCACGCTCTCGCTGTTCTACGAGGAGTGGCTCGGGAAGCTGCCCGTGTCCGAGCTCGAGCGTGTGTCGCTGATGTTCGACATCGGGGAGGTGCACCGGGCCCGGTACGGCCGGGTGAAGCGCCTCATCGACGTCACGCTCGCGGCCATCGGCCTGATGGTGCTCGCACTGGCGGTACCGGTCGTCGCCCTCGCCAACCTCGTGGCCAATCGAGGGCCGCTGTTCTACCGCCAGCCGCGCGTCGGCAAGGCGGGCGTCGAGTTCGAGATCCTGAAGTTCCGCACGATGCGGGCCCCGACGAACGGTCCCGCGGTCACGGAGTGGACCACCGAGGACGATCCCCGCATCACGCCCTTCGGGAGCATCCTGAGGCGCAGCCACCTCGATGAGCTGCCCCAGGTCGTGAACATCCTGCGGGGCGACCTGGCCGTCGTCGGGCCCCGGCCCGAGCAACCGGCCTACGTCGAGGAACTGACCGAGAAGCTTCCCTTCTACTCGTTGCGCCACCTGGTCCGACCGGGGCTCACCGGCTGGGCCCAGGTGAAGTACGGCTACGCCGGCGACGAGCGCGACGCCCTCGAGAAGCTCCAGTACGAGTTCTTCTACCTCCGCCGCCAAGGGGTCGGGCTCGATCTGCGCATCGTCGGACGCACGTTGCGCTCCGTCACGGGACGCCAGGGCCGATGA
- a CDS encoding glycosyltransferase family 2 protein translates to MITVERDLSPTGAALGAPQSEPTATPDLPLVSVVIPMLDEIHHIGPCVQGFLDQSYPAELIEVLVVDGGSTDGSREVVEALAADCPRIRLLDNPRRLAAAAANIGLAGSRGDVLCYLSAHGVPAVDYVANSVRLLEETGAVGVGGRYEHEGTDRRSRAIGWAMASPFGMASPHRSSDSRVEVDTISHPTFRKAPMVAAGGYDETLLRNEDYEFNYRLRQNGGRLVFCPEISSVYRPRGSLRALGRQFFAYGRWKATVMRRHPRSIRARHLVPPVAVAGGIVLAAASVAGHGRRLAAGSALAYLGVVVTAVVRTRPGRRDGSPLVFAAALPTMHASWGAGVLTGLVRDLVSGRGRRRDSAAP, encoded by the coding sequence ATGATCACGGTCGAGCGCGACCTGTCGCCCACGGGAGCGGCACTCGGGGCGCCCCAGAGTGAGCCGACCGCGACGCCCGACCTCCCCCTCGTCTCGGTCGTCATCCCGATGCTCGACGAGATCCACCACATCGGACCCTGTGTGCAGGGCTTCCTGGACCAGAGCTACCCGGCGGAGCTGATCGAGGTGCTGGTGGTGGACGGCGGCTCGACCGACGGCAGCCGGGAGGTGGTCGAGGCTCTCGCCGCCGACTGCCCCCGCATCCGCCTGCTGGACAACCCGAGAAGGCTGGCGGCCGCCGCCGCCAACATCGGCTTGGCCGGCTCTCGGGGGGACGTCCTGTGCTACCTCTCCGCCCACGGTGTGCCTGCGGTGGACTATGTGGCCAACTCGGTCCGCCTCCTCGAGGAGACCGGGGCGGTCGGTGTGGGCGGGCGCTACGAGCACGAGGGGACGGACCGTCGGTCGCGGGCCATCGGCTGGGCGATGGCGTCGCCCTTCGGCATGGCCTCGCCCCATCGGTCCTCGGACAGCCGGGTCGAGGTCGACACCATCAGCCACCCGACGTTCCGGAAGGCGCCGATGGTCGCCGCCGGGGGCTACGACGAGACCCTGCTGCGCAACGAGGACTACGAGTTCAACTACCGGCTCCGTCAGAACGGCGGCCGTCTCGTGTTCTGTCCGGAGATCTCGTCGGTGTACCGGCCGCGTGGCTCCCTGCGGGCCCTCGGGCGCCAGTTCTTCGCCTACGGCCGGTGGAAGGCCACGGTTATGCGCCGCCACCCCCGCTCGATCCGGGCCCGCCACCTGGTCCCGCCGGTGGCCGTGGCGGGGGGCATCGTGCTCGCCGCCGCCAGCGTGGCCGGCCACGGCCGCCGTCTGGCCGCGGGCTCGGCGCTGGCGTACCTCGGCGTCGTCGTCACCGCCGTGGTGCGTACCCGTCCGGGACGACGGGACGGGTCGCCCCTCGTGTTCGCCGCCGCGCTCCCGACCATGCACGCCAGCTGGGGTGCGGGCGTCCTGACCGGCCTCGTGCGGGACCTGGTGTCCGGCCGAGGGCGACGGAGGGATTCGGCGGCCCCATGA